Proteins found in one Subtercola endophyticus genomic segment:
- a CDS encoding acetate--CoA ligase family protein, producing MAVAELTARRALVTPDRIRAFLEPRSIAIVGASNSSSWAINLMNSLRLGGGVDKLCFVHPKYPELFGHRTVATLRDLAEPVDMAYIMVGPGRVIEILEDAAAAGIHNAVVLAAGYGEAGEEGQLRQFELQRAAEELDITIMGPNTIGFINGTLGIAPWAVASHYAPVAGPVSAVFESGSISRATYEFAQAHAVGVSTWASLGNSAVMNTLDVLDYLVGDESTKSIALFLETVRDPDRFIEVAHRALEAGKPIVAYKAGRSEEGMRSAMAHTGAMATNDAVVDAAFKQAGIVRVESLEELVSTVGLLGYTDRRPRGRRMGVVTSSGGGCNVIADLASNHDLPLPEWQQDTVDRLREMLPPFASTLNPLDTTGFGHARERPRHTKAEDDLMEIAAEDSGIDFMFTMMTPLPPVKPSDPVFIESRMEIIGQIAKASPVPIFFSSNTALDVHEYPRDLLQNNGIYLLPGVDLAMSSIGYMMRWIDQSESILGREGSLELPLSESASVPAGTWDEASGRDLLEAAGVPMVPARLVTTADDAARAVAEMGGPVAMKVCSRDIPHKSDVGGVVLGVTDADAARSAFGRIIRSSTTNVPGADIRGVLVSPMREPGLELLVGVTVDPTFGPVLTVALGGIWVETLKDSSIRVLPVVASDIVEMLNELKGSALLKGARGTAAVDLDALSESILAISRAALSLGGQLEALEVNPLRISNGVVESLDVLVSTIDATEADSDDH from the coding sequence ATGGCCGTCGCTGAACTCACCGCTCGCAGAGCGCTCGTCACGCCGGATCGAATCCGGGCATTTCTCGAACCGCGCAGCATCGCCATCGTCGGCGCTTCGAACAGCTCGAGCTGGGCGATCAACCTCATGAACAGTCTGCGACTGGGCGGCGGGGTCGACAAACTCTGCTTCGTGCATCCGAAGTACCCCGAGCTCTTCGGGCACAGAACGGTTGCGACGCTCCGCGATCTCGCCGAGCCGGTCGACATGGCCTACATCATGGTCGGGCCCGGCCGGGTCATCGAGATTCTCGAAGACGCAGCGGCCGCGGGCATCCACAATGCTGTGGTTCTCGCCGCCGGTTACGGTGAGGCGGGCGAAGAGGGGCAGCTGCGACAGTTCGAGTTGCAGCGTGCGGCAGAAGAACTCGACATCACGATCATGGGCCCGAATACCATCGGCTTCATCAACGGCACGCTCGGCATCGCGCCGTGGGCGGTCGCGTCGCATTACGCTCCCGTCGCCGGCCCGGTCAGCGCCGTCTTCGAGAGCGGCTCGATCTCGCGGGCGACCTACGAATTCGCCCAGGCCCATGCCGTGGGCGTCAGCACGTGGGCTTCGCTCGGCAACTCGGCGGTGATGAACACGCTCGACGTTCTCGACTATCTCGTCGGCGACGAGTCGACGAAATCCATCGCTCTCTTTCTCGAGACGGTGCGTGACCCCGACCGATTCATCGAGGTGGCACACCGTGCGCTCGAGGCGGGCAAACCGATCGTCGCCTACAAGGCCGGTCGAAGTGAAGAGGGCATGCGCTCGGCCATGGCGCACACCGGAGCGATGGCGACCAACGATGCCGTCGTCGATGCCGCCTTCAAGCAGGCCGGAATCGTGCGTGTCGAGAGCCTCGAAGAACTCGTTTCGACGGTCGGGCTGCTGGGCTACACCGATCGCCGGCCTCGGGGCAGGCGCATGGGTGTCGTCACGTCGTCGGGAGGCGGATGCAACGTGATCGCCGATCTCGCGAGCAACCACGATCTGCCTCTGCCGGAGTGGCAGCAGGACACCGTCGATCGGCTGCGCGAGATGCTGCCGCCGTTCGCCTCGACCCTCAACCCCCTCGACACCACCGGCTTCGGCCACGCCCGTGAGCGCCCGCGGCACACCAAGGCCGAAGACGACCTGATGGAGATCGCGGCCGAAGACTCGGGCATCGACTTCATGTTCACCATGATGACCCCCCTGCCGCCGGTCAAGCCCAGCGATCCCGTCTTCATCGAGAGCCGCATGGAGATCATCGGGCAGATTGCGAAGGCGTCACCGGTCCCCATCTTCTTCTCGTCGAATACGGCGCTCGATGTGCACGAATACCCGCGAGACCTGCTGCAGAACAACGGCATCTACCTCTTGCCGGGTGTCGACCTCGCGATGTCGTCGATCGGGTACATGATGCGCTGGATCGACCAGAGCGAGAGCATTCTCGGGCGCGAAGGATCCCTCGAACTGCCCCTCAGCGAGAGCGCGAGTGTGCCGGCTGGAACGTGGGACGAGGCATCCGGTCGCGACCTGCTCGAAGCGGCAGGTGTGCCCATGGTGCCCGCCCGACTCGTCACGACGGCCGACGATGCGGCCCGCGCGGTCGCCGAGATGGGCGGCCCGGTGGCGATGAAGGTGTGCTCGAGAGACATTCCGCACAAGTCCGACGTCGGCGGGGTGGTGCTCGGTGTGACCGATGCGGATGCCGCGCGGTCGGCCTTCGGCCGCATCATCCGCTCGTCGACCACGAACGTTCCGGGCGCCGACATTCGCGGCGTGCTGGTGTCTCCGATGCGCGAACCCGGGCTCGAGCTGCTGGTCGGCGTCACCGTCGACCCGACGTTCGGACCGGTACTCACGGTGGCGCTCGGCGGAATCTGGGTCGAGACGCTGAAAGACAGCAGCATCCGGGTTCTTCCGGTGGTCGCGTCTGACATCGTGGAGATGCTCAATGAGCTCAAGGGATCGGCGCTTCTGAAGGGGGCTCGAGGAACGGCGGCAGTCGATCTCGATGCGCTCAGCGAGAGCATTCTGGCCATCAGCCGCGCCGCGCTCTCGCTCGGCGGCCAACTCGAGGCACTCGAGGTGAACCCGTTGCGCATCAGCAATGGCGTTGTCGAAAGCCTCGATGTGCTCGTCTCCACGATCGATGCGACGGAGGCCGACAGTGACGACCACTGA
- a CDS encoding ABC transporter substrate-binding protein → MKKLIAPAAIAVAAALLLAGCSGGGSTSSSSGGTFTGKPLVVAFPVPLTSGNKATAEQMVNAATLAVNEINAKGGAGGRELVLKTYDDQLTADASAQVTQRALTVDGAEIVAGAYTTIEGLAIRQLTDPRKIVFMSTSTISPALTDGSQYVFRTDHVQSDYPNQMAQAASDLGLKNVLVVHDDSPSGSTLSDPIDQALKAKGVNALAPVGYTLNATDLSSTVATMAGEKPDGVIIVGSSAADAGLMVKTMNEQGLVVPLIGFSSPVAPDALRIGGDAYKTIPVYSIQNKQPDKPLYADFAAKYAAANGGTAAQAAGGLSEAAGETYDGFTFLAKALDVTKGSTDGDALSAALKGIAPFEGVSGKEGGTMSFANSTQAFKDEMVTLKYDPSTQLLVAFKP, encoded by the coding sequence ATGAAGAAATTGATCGCACCAGCAGCGATTGCCGTCGCCGCTGCGCTGCTTCTGGCCGGCTGCAGCGGGGGAGGCTCGACGTCGAGCTCCTCCGGCGGCACCTTCACCGGTAAGCCGCTTGTCGTGGCATTCCCCGTTCCGTTGACCAGCGGTAACAAGGCGACGGCAGAGCAGATGGTCAACGCGGCCACGCTTGCCGTCAACGAGATCAACGCCAAAGGCGGCGCCGGCGGTCGCGAACTCGTGCTGAAGACCTACGACGACCAACTCACCGCTGATGCTTCAGCCCAGGTGACACAACGCGCCCTCACTGTCGATGGCGCCGAGATCGTCGCCGGTGCATACACGACCATCGAGGGTCTGGCGATTCGGCAACTGACCGATCCGCGCAAGATCGTCTTCATGTCGACGTCGACGATCTCGCCCGCGTTGACCGACGGTTCGCAGTATGTCTTCCGCACGGATCACGTGCAGTCCGACTACCCCAACCAGATGGCCCAAGCCGCCTCTGACCTCGGGCTGAAGAATGTGCTCGTCGTGCATGATGACTCACCGTCGGGCTCGACCCTGTCAGATCCGATCGACCAGGCGCTGAAGGCGAAGGGCGTGAACGCGCTCGCTCCCGTCGGCTACACCCTGAATGCCACCGATCTCTCGTCGACCGTGGCGACGATGGCTGGAGAGAAGCCCGACGGTGTCATCATCGTCGGGTCGTCGGCCGCTGACGCGGGTCTGATGGTGAAGACCATGAACGAGCAAGGGCTCGTGGTTCCCCTCATCGGGTTCTCGTCTCCCGTCGCTCCCGATGCTCTTCGCATCGGCGGTGACGCGTACAAGACCATTCCCGTGTACAGCATTCAGAACAAGCAACCCGACAAACCCCTCTACGCCGACTTCGCAGCGAAGTACGCGGCCGCAAACGGCGGAACTGCAGCCCAGGCGGCAGGCGGTCTCTCTGAGGCGGCCGGCGAGACCTACGACGGATTCACGTTCTTGGCCAAGGCCCTCGACGTGACCAAGGGTTCCACCGACGGTGACGCTCTGAGCGCCGCTCTCAAAGGAATCGCTCCCTTCGAAGGCGTCTCGGGCAAAGAGGGCGGCACCATGTCGTTTGCGAACAGCACGCAGGCGTTCAAAGACGAGATGGTGACGTTGAAGTACGACCCGTCGACGCAGTTGCTCGTGGCCTTCAAGCCATAA
- a CDS encoding ABC transporter ATP-binding protein: MTTPLLEVQNITVAYGRHSPVLREISLTVGAGEVVGLVGMNGAGKSTLMSSISGALKPSSGRILFEGADIAGAGTASLARRGIVVLPEGHRVIRPLTVDENLQLSTMLLRPAEVRKRLAEVRDLIYELFPVLLERKDQLAGLLSGGEQQMLSVSRAIVQNPKLLLLDEPSLGLAPLIIDRIYQSFGALRERGMSMLIVEQNSERVARACSRMIVLREGRISAEGVPDALTGAALNSAYFG; this comes from the coding sequence GTGACAACGCCACTGCTCGAGGTTCAGAACATCACCGTCGCGTATGGGCGCCACAGCCCGGTGCTGCGCGAGATCTCCCTAACCGTGGGCGCGGGTGAGGTCGTCGGTCTGGTCGGGATGAACGGTGCTGGCAAATCGACGCTGATGTCGTCGATCAGCGGCGCGCTGAAGCCGAGTTCCGGTCGAATCCTCTTCGAAGGCGCCGACATCGCCGGTGCCGGAACGGCGTCGCTCGCCCGCAGAGGCATCGTGGTTCTGCCCGAGGGCCACCGGGTCATCCGCCCGCTGACGGTCGATGAGAACCTGCAGCTTTCGACCATGTTGCTGCGCCCGGCCGAGGTGCGCAAGCGGCTGGCTGAGGTGCGCGATCTCATCTACGAACTGTTTCCCGTTCTGCTCGAGCGAAAAGACCAACTCGCGGGTCTGCTCTCCGGCGGAGAGCAGCAGATGCTCTCGGTCTCGCGCGCCATCGTGCAGAACCCGAAGCTGTTACTGCTCGACGAGCCGTCGCTCGGTTTGGCGCCGCTCATCATCGATCGCATCTACCAGTCGTTCGGGGCGCTGCGCGAACGGGGCATGTCGATGCTGATCGTCGAGCAGAACAGCGAACGCGTCGCGCGCGCCTGCTCGCGAATGATCGTTCTGCGCGAGGGCCGTATTTCGGCCGAAGGCGTTCCGGATGCCCTGACCGGCGCCGCGCTCAACTCGGCCTACTTCGGGTAG
- a CDS encoding branched-chain amino acid ABC transporter ATP-binding protein/permease, with translation MTTATVTRRLRGPATLRIAAPVVLVLIGLIVSGNAYLVHIASAALIAYILTVAFNLIYGYAGIFNMALVMTYGLGAFTSVFLEVKFGLNFWIALMLAVAVTTGLSVLVALPTRRLSEVFLAIQTLAFALALAEVVVNWKDFSGGTIGIFLIPSPSFFGVLLIGGLPAYYWLVAVFAWLVFELMLRIQHSAMRRKFTALREGPRILSAVGISSSSTRLVAFALSGALAGLAGVLFAHFQLVMDLDTFSFTRLIALLLAVILGGAGYFWGPLFGVAALVVMDELSLATSSAQDLIYGIGILVLVILTRGGIAGAFSDLWARVKGRIGRVEPTVSAPDAPAGSAEAVSGIDRAGRLVLTERTGQVRHLTLNDVSVRFGGNTAVDHASVQVSTGEVVGLIGPNGAGKTTLLNTATGDVPTSGGSIQLDGVELIGKRQAEIVRRGIGRTFQSPKYIPDLSVIENVMLGGDGRAKASAFGQTIYSPRARHDDERIRGRAMELLADFNIAGRAEHPAGAQPYGVLRMIEIARNLMLEPSFLLLDEPGAGLTEFERDEVAAIVRMLSEREIGVLLVDHNLPLINAACDRIYVLQTGKIIAHGAPAEVFAQDEVISAYLGVPQ, from the coding sequence ATGACCACCGCAACCGTGACCCGCCGCTTGCGGGGCCCTGCCACCTTGCGGATCGCCGCACCCGTCGTGCTCGTTCTGATCGGCTTGATCGTTTCGGGCAACGCGTACCTGGTGCACATCGCCAGCGCTGCGCTCATCGCCTACATCTTGACGGTGGCGTTCAACCTGATCTACGGGTATGCCGGCATCTTCAACATGGCGCTGGTGATGACGTACGGGCTCGGCGCATTCACCAGCGTGTTTCTCGAGGTCAAGTTCGGTTTGAACTTCTGGATCGCCCTCATGCTCGCCGTAGCGGTGACGACAGGCCTCTCGGTCTTGGTGGCGCTGCCGACTCGCAGACTGAGTGAGGTCTTTCTCGCCATTCAGACGTTGGCCTTCGCACTCGCCTTGGCCGAGGTCGTGGTGAACTGGAAAGACTTCAGCGGTGGAACCATCGGTATCTTCTTGATTCCCTCGCCGAGCTTCTTCGGAGTTCTGCTGATCGGCGGCCTGCCCGCCTATTACTGGCTCGTCGCCGTGTTTGCGTGGCTGGTTTTCGAACTGATGCTCCGCATTCAGCACTCGGCAATGCGCCGCAAGTTCACGGCCTTGCGGGAGGGTCCGCGCATCCTCTCGGCTGTGGGCATCTCGTCGAGTTCCACCCGACTCGTGGCCTTTGCGCTCTCTGGTGCGCTAGCGGGGCTCGCGGGCGTTCTCTTCGCGCACTTTCAGCTGGTGATGGACTTGGACACCTTCAGCTTCACCCGACTGATCGCGCTGCTGCTCGCGGTCATCCTGGGAGGCGCCGGATACTTCTGGGGCCCGCTGTTCGGTGTCGCCGCCCTCGTCGTGATGGACGAACTCTCGCTGGCCACCAGCTCGGCGCAAGACCTCATCTACGGCATCGGCATTCTCGTGCTCGTGATTCTGACTCGCGGCGGTATCGCGGGTGCGTTCAGCGATCTCTGGGCCCGGGTCAAGGGCCGCATCGGGCGCGTCGAGCCGACCGTCTCGGCGCCCGATGCGCCGGCCGGGTCTGCAGAGGCCGTCTCGGGTATCGATCGCGCCGGCAGGCTTGTGCTCACCGAGCGGACCGGTCAGGTACGGCACCTCACCCTGAACGACGTGAGTGTGCGTTTCGGCGGCAACACCGCGGTCGATCATGCCAGCGTTCAGGTCTCGACGGGCGAGGTCGTGGGTCTCATCGGCCCGAATGGGGCCGGCAAGACCACGCTGCTCAATACGGCGACGGGCGATGTGCCGACGTCGGGCGGCTCGATTCAGCTCGACGGCGTGGAGCTGATCGGCAAGCGCCAGGCAGAGATCGTTCGCCGGGGAATCGGGCGCACCTTTCAGAGCCCGAAGTACATTCCCGACCTCTCGGTCATCGAGAACGTCATGCTGGGCGGTGACGGGCGAGCGAAGGCGAGTGCGTTCGGTCAGACGATCTACTCGCCCCGGGCGCGACACGACGACGAGCGCATCAGGGGCCGGGCGATGGAATTGCTCGCCGACTTCAATATCGCAGGGCGAGCCGAGCATCCCGCGGGCGCTCAGCCCTACGGCGTGCTGCGCATGATCGAGATCGCCCGCAATCTAATGCTCGAACCGTCGTTCTTGCTGCTCGACGAGCCGGGCGCCGGACTCACCGAGTTCGAGCGCGACGAAGTCGCGGCCATTGTGCGAATGCTCTCCGAGCGTGAGATCGGCGTTCTGCTCGTCGACCACAACCTGCCGCTCATCAACGCCGCCTGCGATCGCATCTACGTCTTGCAGACCGGCAAGATCATCGCCCACGGCGCCCCCGCCGAGGTCTTCGCGCAAGACGAAGTCATCTCTGCCTACCTAGGAGTGCCACAGTGA
- a CDS encoding branched-chain amino acid ABC transporter permease, with translation MIVFLIAVLSASAVLVPMVASVSLVYRVGGVVNFGAGYVAIFAAAACASWTAATNSLIGALLTLIAGGVVGTITYYVAIRPAQRRGVSPIGLTLASLGVGLILNFVTRTIFGGAPTVVQPWISGTVDIFGYRTATQRILVIVLAAVLLLVLWFLLDRTLVGRSLTAVSHDKELAAIYGIRGSRFQLLAWVVAGICLAIGGMFQASLASVSVEVAPTLLLFSLVGAVIGGLNSLFSAVGGAVVAGAAVTAMDTFVGPGLQLTALFIVLTVVLIFRPNGLFTFRGTAERV, from the coding sequence ATGATCGTCTTTTTGATCGCCGTGCTATCCGCCTCAGCTGTGCTCGTGCCGATGGTGGCCTCGGTGAGTCTTGTCTATCGCGTCGGCGGTGTGGTGAATTTCGGCGCGGGATACGTTGCCATCTTCGCAGCTGCCGCCTGCGCTTCGTGGACTGCCGCCACGAATTCGCTCATCGGCGCACTGCTCACCCTCATCGCCGGCGGAGTCGTCGGCACCATCACCTATTACGTCGCCATTCGGCCCGCGCAGCGTCGCGGAGTCTCGCCGATCGGCCTCACGCTCGCTTCGCTCGGTGTCGGCCTGATTCTCAATTTCGTCACACGCACGATCTTCGGCGGAGCGCCGACCGTGGTGCAGCCCTGGATCTCGGGCACGGTCGACATCTTCGGCTATCGCACCGCCACCCAGCGGATTCTCGTCATCGTGCTCGCGGCGGTGCTGCTTCTGGTGCTCTGGTTTCTGCTCGATCGAACTCTCGTCGGCCGATCGCTGACGGCGGTCTCGCACGACAAGGAACTCGCCGCGATCTACGGCATCCGCGGAAGCCGGTTTCAGCTGCTCGCCTGGGTGGTCGCCGGCATCTGCCTAGCGATCGGAGGCATGTTTCAGGCCAGCCTGGCCAGCGTCTCTGTCGAAGTCGCACCGACTCTGCTGCTGTTCTCTTTGGTCGGTGCGGTCATCGGCGGGCTCAACTCGCTGTTCAGCGCGGTCGGCGGTGCCGTCGTCGCCGGTGCGGCGGTGACTGCGATGGATACGTTCGTCGGCCCCGGATTGCAACTCACGGCCCTGTTCATTGTGCTCACGGTCGTTCTCATCTTTCGGCCCAACGGCCTCTTCACCTTCAGAGGAACGGCGGAACGAGTATGA
- a CDS encoding CoA transferase: protein MDSAQRPRTGPLSDLHIIDVSTYVAGPSATLTLAQMGADVIRIDPLGGAPDTRRMPLARDGSSLYWAGLNRGKRSVELDLRSEEGKDTVRRLLATEGEGRGIVITNAVGQDWLSYDQLRHTRSDLIHVQLNGRSDGSSAVDYTLNAETGLPLITGPVGTSLAVNHVLPAWDLLAGRQAALAILAAERARAKTGLGQSISVTLADIAATTLAQLGYVADVVLNNAERKREGNSLYGTYGADFTTIDGGRFMIVALTGRHWRGLVALTGVENAVAGIESSLAIDFGDDEVRYTYRDLASALFAPWFAARSSAETRAQLAASAVLWSEYRTVREMAIAPDGLVRQSTLFDDVDHPGIGVYPVPRQAATMSGWSAAPATPAASIGQHTEEVLAEWLDSQKIGR from the coding sequence GTGGACTCAGCGCAGCGGCCACGCACAGGCCCGCTCAGCGACCTGCACATCATCGATGTGTCGACGTATGTCGCGGGCCCCTCGGCCACACTGACCCTGGCGCAAATGGGGGCCGATGTCATTCGTATCGATCCTCTTGGCGGCGCACCCGACACCCGCCGCATGCCGCTCGCCCGCGATGGCAGCAGTCTCTATTGGGCGGGCCTGAACCGCGGCAAGCGGTCTGTCGAACTCGACCTTCGTTCGGAAGAGGGTAAAGACACGGTGCGTCGGCTTCTGGCGACCGAGGGCGAGGGGCGCGGCATCGTCATCACCAACGCGGTCGGCCAAGACTGGCTGTCGTACGATCAGCTTCGGCACACCAGATCCGACCTCATTCACGTTCAGCTCAACGGGCGCAGCGACGGCTCTTCGGCGGTCGACTACACCCTCAACGCAGAGACGGGCCTGCCGCTCATCACCGGCCCGGTGGGTACGAGTCTCGCGGTCAACCACGTTCTGCCGGCCTGGGATCTTCTGGCTGGCCGGCAGGCCGCGCTGGCGATACTCGCGGCGGAGCGCGCTCGAGCGAAAACCGGGCTCGGGCAATCGATCAGCGTCACTCTCGCCGACATTGCCGCAACGACGCTGGCCCAGCTCGGCTACGTGGCCGACGTCGTGCTGAACAACGCGGAACGCAAGCGAGAAGGCAATTCGCTCTATGGCACGTACGGCGCAGATTTCACCACAATCGACGGCGGCCGATTCATGATCGTCGCCCTCACCGGCCGGCATTGGCGCGGCCTGGTCGCACTGACCGGCGTCGAAAACGCCGTCGCCGGCATCGAATCGAGTCTGGCCATCGACTTCGGCGACGATGAGGTGCGCTACACCTATCGTGATCTCGCCTCGGCACTCTTCGCCCCGTGGTTCGCCGCGCGCAGCAGCGCTGAGACTCGGGCCCAGCTGGCCGCGAGCGCCGTGCTCTGGAGCGAGTACCGCACGGTTCGCGAGATGGCCATCGCGCCCGACGGGCTCGTTCGGCAGAGCACGCTCTTCGACGATGTCGACCACCCGGGCATCGGGGTCTACCCCGTGCCGCGGCAGGCAGCGACGATGAGCGGATGGTCGGCGGCACCCGCAACACCCGCCGCCTCGATCGGTCAGCACACCGAAGAAGTTCTCGCCGAATGGCTCGACTCCCAGAAGATAGGCCGGTGA
- a CDS encoding alcohol dehydrogenase catalytic domain-containing protein, translated as MTVVRAVQFDFPGGRETLRYREAPEPELASGEVLVRFEASAVNPADLKISGGSIAPRAGTSPYTLGWDIVGTIERRADGAETFEVGDRVVGMVRMASTGRGTWSQFVAVPAASITLAPAAIEPAVLAQLPLVGLTALKAIEKLAPSAGDRVLVVGAGGAVGGCTVQMLARLGVECHALVRTPEQAEQLRTNPSIAAVYCGEAPADSFHSIIDAAGIDASAAVRAGGTYITCVPGTLPDQLESKGAAGATAIVPESGSQIALLLDHLADGSLHLQNPDIFRLDDFEAALTSFASRTGRRTVLVA; from the coding sequence GTGACCGTTGTGCGTGCCGTGCAATTCGACTTTCCCGGTGGCCGCGAGACGCTCCGTTACCGCGAAGCCCCCGAGCCCGAACTGGCCTCCGGCGAGGTCTTGGTTCGTTTCGAGGCCTCGGCCGTGAACCCGGCCGACCTCAAGATCAGCGGCGGCAGCATCGCGCCGCGTGCCGGAACGTCGCCGTACACACTGGGCTGGGACATCGTCGGCACGATAGAGCGGCGTGCTGACGGTGCTGAGACGTTCGAGGTGGGCGACAGGGTCGTCGGCATGGTGAGAATGGCTTCGACCGGGCGCGGTACGTGGTCGCAATTCGTCGCGGTGCCCGCCGCATCCATCACCCTGGCACCTGCGGCCATCGAGCCGGCCGTGCTCGCCCAGCTGCCTCTCGTCGGCCTCACTGCCCTGAAGGCGATCGAAAAACTGGCGCCGTCGGCCGGCGACCGGGTTCTCGTGGTCGGCGCCGGCGGAGCGGTGGGCGGCTGCACGGTGCAAATGCTCGCCCGCCTCGGGGTCGAGTGCCATGCCCTCGTGCGCACACCCGAGCAGGCAGAGCAGCTCCGCACGAACCCGTCGATCGCAGCCGTCTACTGTGGCGAGGCCCCTGCCGATTCTTTCCATTCGATCATCGACGCCGCGGGAATCGATGCCTCCGCTGCCGTGCGGGCCGGCGGTACCTATATAACGTGCGTGCCGGGAACCCTGCCTGATCAGCTCGAGTCGAAGGGTGCGGCCGGAGCGACGGCGATCGTGCCCGAATCGGGTTCTCAGATTGCGCTCTTGCTCGACCATCTCGCAGACGGCAGTCTGCACCTGCAGAATCCCGACATCTTTCGACTCGACGATTTCGAAGCCGCGCTCACCTCGTTTGCGAGCCGCACCGGCCGCCGCACGGTACTCGTCGCATGA
- a CDS encoding HtaA domain-containing protein — MTGPTAIRLDWAIKQSFLEYVSGLDDGEISAAEPATVTGLGPFSFTAEADQRLDIATGFGVLRFRGRAVVSGHFGMMSVTITDPWVQIDGDGAALTIPDPDRDPASGKRIEIVRLAVEEPFAPQGFTGIPSTLTVEAIGVFNGQYQSGTEMDPVTIVFATP, encoded by the coding sequence ATGACCGGGCCGACGGCGATTCGCCTCGACTGGGCAATCAAGCAGAGTTTTCTCGAATACGTGTCTGGTCTCGACGATGGCGAGATCAGCGCCGCAGAACCAGCGACCGTCACGGGCCTCGGGCCGTTCTCGTTCACCGCCGAGGCAGACCAGCGCCTCGACATCGCCACCGGATTCGGTGTTCTTCGATTCCGCGGCCGCGCGGTCGTGAGCGGGCACTTCGGAATGATGAGTGTCACCATCACCGACCCCTGGGTGCAGATCGATGGCGATGGCGCCGCACTGACGATTCCCGACCCAGACCGCGATCCCGCCTCGGGCAAGCGCATCGAGATCGTGCGTCTGGCCGTCGAGGAGCCCTTTGCGCCGCAGGGCTTCACGGGCATCCCCTCGACCCTCACGGTAGAGGCGATCGGCGTCTTCAACGGGCAATACCAAAGCGGCACCGAGATGGATCCGGTCACGATCGTCTTTGCGACGCCGTGA
- a CDS encoding PDR/VanB family oxidoreductase, producing MATQSDHVVEREAPNDPNARLSLVVEGRTVEADRVVSLTLVDPSGASLPRWTPGSHIDLHLGDDLIRQYSLSSSTSDTEKWRVSILKEVDGGGGSHAVHETIAVGSPVTVSLPRNNFVLQPSKNYVFVAGGIGITPIVPMIESAEQSAANWNLVYAGRTRSSMAFVEDLAHHGEKVRFVTGDTDGRLDFAAYFAEVQPDTLVYACGPESLLTALEAATAHWPVDSLHTERFVGKEIDESADVDFEVEFADSGLTLTIPAGRSILDIAEENDLPVISSCGEGTCGTCETVVLAGLPDHRDSILTDSEKAANKSMFICVSRSVGGCPLKLDL from the coding sequence ATGGCAACCCAGTCTGACCACGTCGTCGAGCGTGAGGCGCCGAACGACCCCAACGCCCGGCTTTCGCTCGTGGTCGAAGGGCGCACCGTTGAGGCAGATCGAGTCGTCTCGCTGACTCTGGTCGACCCGTCGGGCGCCAGCCTGCCGCGATGGACGCCCGGCTCCCACATCGATCTGCATCTCGGCGACGATCTGATTCGTCAGTACTCTCTGTCGTCGAGCACCTCCGACACCGAGAAGTGGCGCGTCAGCATTCTCAAAGAGGTCGACGGGGGTGGCGGCTCGCACGCCGTGCACGAGACCATCGCCGTCGGGTCGCCGGTCACCGTGAGCCTGCCTCGAAACAACTTCGTGCTGCAGCCCTCGAAGAACTACGTGTTCGTCGCCGGCGGCATCGGCATTACTCCCATCGTTCCGATGATCGAATCCGCAGAGCAGAGTGCCGCGAACTGGAACCTGGTCTACGCCGGGCGCACGCGCTCATCGATGGCATTCGTCGAAGACCTGGCCCATCACGGCGAGAAGGTCAGATTCGTCACCGGCGACACCGACGGCCGGCTGGATTTCGCCGCCTACTTCGCCGAGGTGCAGCCCGACACGCTGGTCTATGCCTGCGGGCCGGAGTCGTTGCTCACGGCGCTCGAGGCCGCAACCGCGCACTGGCCCGTCGACAGCCTGCACACCGAACGATTTGTCGGCAAAGAGATCGACGAATCGGCGGATGTCGACTTCGAGGTCGAATTCGCCGACAGCGGTCTGACGCTCACCATTCCAGCCGGGCGCTCGATTCTCGACATCGCAGAAGAGAACGACCTGCCGGTGATCTCCTCCTGCGGTGAGGGCACGTGCGGCACCTGCGAAACCGTGGTTCTGGCCGGGCTGCCCGACCATCGCGACTCGATTCTGACCGACAGCGAGAAAGCCGCGAACAAGTCGATGTTCATTTGCGTGTCGCGTTCGGTTGGGGGATGCCCGTTGAAGCTCGATCTCTAA